A section of the Phycodurus eques isolate BA_2022a chromosome 4, UOR_Pequ_1.1, whole genome shotgun sequence genome encodes:
- the LOC133401657 gene encoding metalloreductase STEAP4-like isoform X2, with protein sequence MSYAAAAQLAGVVFVCIQREHYSFMETLSSQLDGKVLVDVSNNPEKNLYPEANAAYLQRLLPGCHVVKAFNTLSAWALQNGPSDACRQVYVCGNSAEAKRAVAEVATKMGLTVLDRGSLSAAQELEDSPLQLFPDWRLPLQIAVGLTAFFFFYELIRDVIYAYVVQGKDISFRIMVSLANKVCPIVSLIMLSLCYLPGIIAAFLQIYRGTKYRRFPDWLDRWMLCRKQLGLLALAFAFLHVLYTLLIPMRYYVRFKSWEYIITLIKENQTVKFDTTVGWRSDSYLSVGILGFGLYVLLGITSLPSVSNALSWREFSYVQSKLGYLTLFLCTLHTYLYGWDRFLRPSTYKWYTPPGYLLSMVVPSVVLALKLLLLLPCVDRTVTRIRRGWERTEPGEEKTFLL encoded by the exons GTGCTGGTGGATGTCAGCAACAACCCTGAAAAGAATCTGTACCCGGAGGCCAATGCTGCATATTTGCAGAG ACTACTTCCCGGATGTCATGTGGTGAAAGCCTTTAACACCTTGTCGGCCTGGGCTCTTCAGAACGGACCCTCCGACGCTTGTAGACAG GTGTACGTGTGTGGCAACAGTGCGGAGGCAAAGCGGGCTGTCGCCGAGGTGGCCACCAAGATGGGCCTCACAGTTTTGGACAGGGGCTCTCTGTCGGCAGCCCAAGAGCTGGAGGACTCCCCCCTGCAGCTGTTCCCCGACTGGAGGCTGCCTCTCCAAATTGCCGTCGGCCTTaccgccttcttcttcttttacgaGCTCATCAGAGATGTCATCTACGCCTACGTGGTTCAGGGGAAAGACATCTCCTTCAGAATCATGGTGTCCCTGGCCAACAAG GTGTGCCCCATTGTGTCGCTCATCATGTTGTCCTTGTGTTACCTGCCCGGCATTATAGCTGCCTTCCTTCAGATTTACAGGGGAACCAAGTACAG GCGCTTCCCTGATTGGTTGGACCGCTGGATGCTGTGCAGGAAGCAGCTGGGACTGCTGGCTCTCGCCTTTGCCTTTCTACACGTACTCTACACACTTCTCATCCCAATGAG gtATTATGTGAGATTCAAGAGTTGGGAATACATTATCACACTG ATCAAGGAGAACCAAACGGTAAAGTTCGACACGACAGTGGGCTGGAGATCGGACTCTTACCTCTCTGTGGGCATTTTGGGATTTGGCCTGTACGTCCTGCTGGGAATAACATCCCTGCCTTCAGTTAGCAACGCTCTCAGCTGGAGGGAATTCAGCTACGTACAG TCAAAGCTGGGCTACCTGACCTTATTCCTCTGTACCCTTCACACTTACTTGTACGGCTGGGACAGATTTCTGCGGCCCTCCACGTACAAGTGGTACACACCGCCAGGCTACTTGCTCAGTATGGTGGTGCCCTCCGTGGTGCTGGCGCtaaagctgctgctcctcctgcCTTGCGTGGATCGGACCGTCACCCGCATTCGTCGGGGCTGGGAGAGGACTGAACCTGGCGAGGAGAAAACATTTCTATTGTAG